The Paenibacillus tianjinensis genome has a window encoding:
- a CDS encoding helix-turn-helix domain-containing protein has translation MPAKKGQKFKHYPESVKVEAVRLFMEEGWCCRKITEHLDINDRKRVSVWVRKYRAKGKDSFQDRRGDPHRSETEQERELRRLQLEVDVLKKWLQILNREG, from the coding sequence ATGCCAGCTAAGAAAGGTCAGAAGTTTAAGCATTATCCTGAGTCTGTGAAAGTAGAAGCTGTTCGACTGTTTATGGAGGAAGGATGGTGCTGCAGAAAGATTACAGAACACCTGGATATTAATGACAGGAAGCGTGTCAGTGTCTGGGTGAGGAAGTATCGGGCAAAGGGAAAAGACTCTTTTCAGGATAGACGTGGAGATCCGCACAGGTCTGAAACAGAGCAAGAGCGAGAACTACGTCGTTTACAGTTGGAGGTAGACGTTCTAAAAAAGTGGTTACAAATCTTGAATCGGGAGGGTTGA
- the fapR gene encoding transcription factor FapR — MSKKERQQQLLHIIDGNPFVTDRELTRQLKVSIQTIRLDRLELGIPELRERMKQMAEHSYDQVRSLPPDEVVGDIVDLQLDRSGISIFEIREEHVFSRNGIARGHYVFAQANSLAVAVINDEIALTASADIRFVRMVRLGEKCIAKAQVRSLAGRNGKAEVDVFTYVGEELVFQGHFVVYRSAIEEYSEGGNRSADRH, encoded by the coding sequence ATGTCCAAGAAAGAGCGCCAGCAGCAGCTGCTGCACATTATAGATGGCAATCCATTTGTGACTGACCGTGAATTGACCCGGCAGCTCAAGGTCAGTATCCAGACCATACGGCTGGACCGGCTGGAGCTCGGTATTCCGGAACTGCGCGAACGGATGAAGCAAATGGCAGAACACTCCTACGATCAGGTGCGTTCCCTGCCTCCTGACGAAGTGGTTGGGGATATTGTTGATTTGCAGCTGGACCGCAGCGGCATTTCCATATTCGAAATCCGTGAGGAGCATGTCTTCTCCAGAAACGGGATAGCCCGCGGCCACTATGTATTTGCACAGGCCAATTCGCTGGCAGTTGCCGTGATCAATGATGAGATTGCCCTGACGGCTTCCGCCGATATCCGTTTTGTACGTATGGTGCGGTTAGGCGAGAAATGTATTGCCAAAGCGCAGGTGCGTTCACTTGCTGGCCGGAACGGCAAGGCTGAAGTGGATGTGTTTACATATGTCGGAGAAGAACTGGTGTTTCAGGGCCATTTTGTTGTCTACCGGTCTGCAATTGAAGAATACAGCGAAGGGGGAAACCGCAGTGCTGATCGCCATTGA
- the plsX gene encoding phosphate acyltransferase PlsX, with the protein MLIAIDAMGGDNAPECNVEGALSAAAEWSDTQLVLVGDEARLEPLLKNKPSNVTVRHAGEVIGSDEEPVKAVRRKKDSSMVVAGRMVREGEADAMISSGNTGALMTTGLLVVGRMAGIERPALAPMIPTLDDVGVLALDLGANMDATPQHLVQYALMGSIYRNKVHGIAKPRVGLLNVGTEPGKGNELTKEAYPLLEALQGINFVGNVEARDVLTGNCDVLVCDGFAGNILLKTLEGTAGAMFSLLKEQFSKSLKTKLGAAILMPELRSLKGKMDYKEHGGAPLLGLSGLVVKGHGSSDGNAVKNAVRQARIALQAGLVSSISKEISGK; encoded by the coding sequence GTGCTGATCGCCATTGATGCCATGGGCGGAGATAATGCACCTGAATGCAACGTTGAAGGTGCGCTGTCCGCGGCCGCAGAATGGAGCGATACACAGCTGGTGCTTGTCGGCGATGAAGCCCGACTTGAACCGCTGCTTAAGAACAAGCCGTCCAATGTGACGGTGAGACATGCGGGGGAAGTCATCGGCTCAGACGAAGAGCCGGTGAAGGCGGTCCGCCGCAAGAAGGATTCATCGATGGTCGTAGCCGGCCGGATGGTGCGGGAAGGCGAAGCCGATGCGATGATTTCTTCGGGAAATACAGGTGCGCTCATGACTACTGGTCTGCTCGTTGTGGGAAGAATGGCTGGTATCGAACGTCCGGCGCTTGCACCGATGATTCCGACACTTGATGATGTTGGTGTACTTGCTCTTGATTTAGGAGCGAATATGGATGCGACACCTCAGCATCTGGTGCAGTATGCCCTGATGGGCAGCATTTACCGCAACAAGGTGCATGGAATTGCCAAACCGCGGGTCGGACTGCTGAATGTCGGTACAGAGCCGGGAAAGGGCAATGAACTGACGAAAGAAGCGTACCCGCTGCTGGAAGCTCTACAGGGCATTAATTTTGTCGGGAATGTAGAAGCGCGTGATGTGCTTACAGGAAATTGCGATGTGCTCGTCTGCGACGGATTTGCCGGCAATATTCTGCTCAAAACACTGGAAGGCACGGCAGGAGCTATGTTCTCTCTGTTAAAGGAGCAGTTCAGCAAGTCCCTCAAAACTAAGCTGGGCGCAGCGATTCTGATGCCTGAGCTTAGAAGTCTCAAAGGCAAGATGGATTATAAAGAGCACGGAGGAGCGCCTCTACTTGGCCTTAGCGGGCTTGTGGTGAAGGGGCATGGCTCTTCGGACGGCAATGCTGTGAAGAATGCGGTAAGACAGGCGCGGATCGCGCTGCAGGCTGGCTTAGTGTCCAGCATATCTAAGGAAATTAGCGGGAAGTGA
- a CDS encoding beta-ketoacyl-ACP synthase III: MNQLRSVGIIGTGKYVPEKILTNSDLEKIVETNDEWIVSRTGIRERHIAAPHEATSDLAYEAALKALESAGMKAEELELIIVATVTPDSSFPSTACILQDKLGAKGAAAFDLSAACSGFVYSLATATGFIKTGMYNNALIIGADTLSRITDYTDRNTCVLFGDGAGAVIIGEVPEGRGFQSFDLGAEGSGGSLLKMEAGGSRLPASQQTIEDKKHFIYMNGREVFKFAVRVMGTATERVLTKAGLSKEDIDLFVPHQANIRIIQSAMQRLDLPEEKCVINVDRYANTSAASIPLALVEAAEAGRMKEGDTVLMVGFGGGLTWGASVLIW, translated from the coding sequence ATGAATCAATTACGTTCGGTAGGCATCATCGGTACAGGAAAATACGTGCCTGAGAAAATATTAACCAACAGTGATTTGGAAAAAATAGTTGAAACAAATGATGAGTGGATCGTCAGCCGTACCGGGATTCGCGAACGGCATATTGCCGCTCCGCATGAAGCGACCTCTGATCTTGCTTATGAAGCTGCACTAAAAGCACTGGAGTCAGCAGGAATGAAGGCGGAGGAGCTGGAGCTTATTATTGTAGCTACGGTTACACCGGACAGTTCATTCCCGTCTACAGCCTGTATTCTTCAGGACAAACTGGGAGCTAAAGGCGCTGCTGCTTTTGATTTATCGGCTGCCTGCTCCGGCTTTGTATACAGTCTGGCAACAGCAACTGGGTTTATTAAGACCGGTATGTACAACAATGCGCTGATTATCGGTGCGGATACACTGTCACGCATTACGGATTATACGGACCGCAATACCTGTGTACTGTTTGGTGATGGCGCAGGTGCTGTAATCATCGGTGAGGTTCCGGAAGGCCGCGGGTTCCAGTCCTTTGATCTGGGTGCCGAAGGCTCCGGCGGCAGCCTGCTGAAGATGGAAGCGGGCGGATCACGTCTGCCGGCTTCACAGCAGACCATTGAAGACAAGAAGCACTTCATATACATGAATGGCCGTGAAGTATTCAAGTTCGCCGTACGGGTCATGGGTACAGCTACAGAGCGTGTGCTGACCAAAGCGGGTCTAAGCAAAGAAGATATCGATCTGTTTGTACCGCATCAAGCGAACATCCGGATTATCCAATCGGCTATGCAGCGTTTAGATTTGCCGGAAGAGAAGTGCGTAATTAACGTTGACAGATACGCAAATACTTCCGCAGCTTCGATTCCGCTTGCTCTTGTGGAAGCTGCCGAAGCAGGCCGGATGAAGGAAGGCGACACTGTTCTGATGGTTGGCTTTGGCGGCGGTCTCACATGGGGCGCATCTGTCTTAATCTGGTAA
- the fabD gene encoding ACP S-malonyltransferase, with the protein MGKIAFVFPGQGAQAVGMGKDVYNALPQSRAVFEKGDEVLGFPLSQLVFEGPDSELKQTVNTQPALVTTSVAYLEALSGRGLSPDYVAGHSLGEYSALVAADVLTYEDAVKLVRLRGRFMEEAVPGGQGAMAAVLGAEREALAELCRSISAEGSTVELANVNCPGQIVVSGSQAGVDGVVQRVKEAGGKRAIPLEVSGPFHSSMMKEAAERLAAELKSITFNAPSVPVIVNVTASPVTDPEEIRELLVRQVFSPVLWQDSVEWLIAAGVDTFVEIGSGSVLAGLIRKIDKNVKVININSLESLETAL; encoded by the coding sequence ATGGGTAAAATCGCATTTGTCTTTCCCGGTCAGGGTGCTCAGGCAGTCGGGATGGGTAAGGATGTATATAACGCACTGCCGCAAAGCCGTGCTGTGTTTGAGAAAGGCGACGAGGTGCTCGGATTTCCGCTGAGCCAGCTTGTATTCGAAGGGCCGGACAGCGAGCTTAAGCAGACGGTCAACACACAGCCTGCCCTCGTTACCACAAGCGTTGCCTACCTTGAAGCACTAAGCGGAAGAGGTCTCAGTCCGGATTATGTTGCCGGTCACAGTCTTGGTGAATACAGCGCTCTTGTGGCAGCGGACGTGCTGACATATGAAGATGCTGTGAAGCTGGTCCGTTTGCGCGGACGTTTCATGGAAGAAGCGGTTCCCGGCGGACAGGGGGCTATGGCTGCCGTGCTCGGTGCAGAACGTGAGGCACTGGCTGAACTATGCCGCAGCATTTCCGCAGAAGGCAGCACGGTTGAGCTGGCTAATGTCAACTGCCCTGGGCAGATTGTTGTTTCCGGCTCTCAGGCAGGCGTAGACGGCGTTGTCCAGCGTGTCAAGGAAGCCGGCGGCAAGCGGGCCATTCCACTTGAAGTAAGCGGTCCGTTTCATTCCTCGATGATGAAGGAAGCTGCTGAACGTCTGGCTGCAGAACTAAAAAGTATAACCTTTAATGCTCCTTCTGTGCCTGTGATTGTCAATGTCACTGCTTCACCGGTTACTGATCCTGAAGAGATTCGTGAGCTATTGGTACGCCAGGTGTTTTCACCAGTACTCTGGCAGGATAGTGTTGAGTGGCTGATCGCGGCCGGTGTGGATACTTTTGTAGAGATTGGTTCCGGAAGTGTGCTGGCAGGACTGATCCGCAAAATCGACAAGAATGTAAAGGTAATTAATATCAACAGTCTGGAAAGTCTTGAGACTGCCCTGTAA
- the fabG gene encoding 3-oxoacyl-[acyl-carrier-protein] reductase yields MFSALRGQTALVTGGSRGIGRSIALALAEHGVKVAVNYSGSEAAAQETVSRIVELGSEGFALQGNVGNSEQAENLVKEVINTWGKIDILVNNAGITRDNLIMRMKEEEFDQVIETNLKGVFNCLKAATRPMMKQRYGRIINISSVVGVTGNPGQINYTAAKAGVIGMTKSAARELSSRGITVNCIAPGFIDTDMTRELSDEVRSELIKGIPLAKLGRVEDIANAAVFLASEGAAYMTGQTLHVDGGMYM; encoded by the coding sequence ATGTTCTCAGCACTAAGAGGCCAGACGGCTCTTGTAACCGGCGGCTCACGCGGCATTGGACGCAGTATCGCGCTGGCACTTGCAGAGCACGGTGTGAAAGTGGCCGTGAACTATTCAGGAAGCGAAGCTGCGGCTCAGGAGACGGTATCCAGAATCGTCGAGCTGGGCTCTGAAGGATTTGCCCTTCAGGGTAATGTCGGTAACAGTGAGCAGGCGGAAAACCTTGTTAAAGAGGTTATTAATACATGGGGCAAGATTGATATTCTTGTCAATAATGCCGGTATTACTCGGGATAATCTGATTATGCGCATGAAGGAAGAAGAATTTGATCAAGTCATCGAAACCAATCTCAAGGGCGTATTTAACTGCCTGAAGGCAGCTACACGTCCAATGATGAAGCAGCGTTACGGGCGGATCATTAACATTTCTTCCGTCGTGGGTGTGACCGGTAATCCGGGTCAGATAAACTATACCGCCGCCAAAGCGGGAGTTATCGGTATGACGAAATCTGCGGCACGCGAGCTGTCTTCACGGGGAATTACTGTGAACTGCATCGCGCCGGGGTTCATTGATACAGATATGACCCGGGAGCTGTCCGATGAAGTCCGCAGCGAGCTGATCAAAGGGATTCCCCTTGCTAAGCTCGGGCGGGTGGAGGACATTGCTAATGCGGCTGTATTTCTTGCTTCGGAAGGGGCAGCCTACATGACAGGCCAGACACTTCATGTGGATGGCGGAATGTACATGTAA
- a CDS encoding acyl carrier protein: protein MSDVLERVKRIVIDRLGADEAEVTLEASFKDDLGADSLDVVELVMELEDEFDMEISDEDAEKITTVGEVVKYIQSHT from the coding sequence ATGTCCGATGTATTGGAGCGTGTAAAACGCATTGTCATCGACCGCTTAGGTGCCGATGAAGCTGAGGTAACATTAGAAGCGTCTTTCAAAGATGATTTAGGTGCTGATTCTCTTGATGTAGTAGAATTGGTTATGGAATTGGAAGATGAATTCGATATGGAAATCTCTGATGAAGATGCAGAGAAGATTACGACCGTGGGTGAAGTTGTGAAGTACATACAATCTCATACCTAG
- the fabF gene encoding beta-ketoacyl-ACP synthase II, whose translation MSHRVVVTGMGVITSLGKDLDTFWDNLMHGKSGVSLVEAFDVSEYTTRIAASVTDFDPEERFGRKEARKMDRFVQFAVAAGEDALKDSGLKIGEDIDPERIGVTVGSGIGGLGTWEDNHNLLLEKGPKRVSPFFIPMMIANMGSGQLSINLGAKGPNTTTVTACATGSHSIGESFRLIQRGDADAMICGGSEATIRPTGMAGFCAMRAMSTRNDEPEKASRPFDVDRDGFVMGEGAGILILESLEHAEKRGAKIYAEVIGYGLSADAHHMTEPDPDGAARCMKMAIRDAGIAPEEIDYINAHGTSTPVGDKSETAAVKKALGDHAYKVAISSTKSMTGHLLGAAGGVEAIICGLSLQKNMIAPTINLDNQDPECDLDYVPNVPREAELNIVMSNSFGFGGHNATVILKKYKQ comes from the coding sequence TTGAGTCATAGAGTGGTTGTTACCGGTATGGGCGTAATAACGTCGCTGGGCAAGGATTTGGATACGTTTTGGGATAATCTGATGCACGGTAAATCCGGTGTTTCATTGGTTGAAGCCTTTGATGTCAGTGAGTACACCACACGAATTGCAGCGTCAGTAACAGATTTTGACCCGGAGGAGCGTTTTGGCCGGAAGGAAGCCCGCAAAATGGACCGTTTTGTACAGTTTGCGGTAGCTGCCGGTGAAGATGCGCTGAAGGACAGCGGACTTAAGATCGGTGAAGATATCGATCCGGAGCGAATCGGCGTAACGGTCGGTTCCGGTATCGGTGGATTAGGTACTTGGGAAGATAATCATAATCTTCTGCTGGAGAAGGGACCTAAACGGGTGAGCCCGTTCTTTATCCCGATGATGATTGCGAATATGGGTTCCGGACAGCTGTCGATTAATCTCGGCGCTAAAGGCCCGAACACTACGACAGTAACGGCCTGCGCAACAGGAAGCCATTCCATTGGGGAATCCTTCCGGCTGATTCAGCGCGGTGATGCGGATGCAATGATCTGCGGAGGTTCGGAAGCTACGATCCGTCCGACGGGTATGGCTGGTTTCTGTGCAATGAGAGCCATGTCGACCCGTAACGATGAACCGGAGAAGGCAAGCCGTCCGTTTGACGTTGACCGCGATGGTTTTGTTATGGGAGAAGGCGCCGGTATTCTGATTCTGGAATCGCTGGAGCATGCCGAGAAGCGCGGGGCCAAGATCTATGCCGAAGTTATCGGCTACGGTCTGAGTGCGGATGCTCATCACATGACTGAGCCTGATCCTGACGGTGCTGCGCGCTGCATGAAGATGGCGATTCGTGATGCCGGTATTGCACCGGAAGAGATTGATTACATCAATGCGCATGGTACTTCTACGCCGGTAGGCGACAAATCTGAAACGGCTGCCGTCAAAAAGGCGCTGGGAGATCATGCTTACAAAGTTGCAATCAGCTCCACGAAATCGATGACCGGGCATTTACTGGGTGCAGCCGGCGGTGTAGAAGCGATTATCTGCGGACTTTCCCTGCAAAAGAACATGATTGCGCCTACGATCAATTTGGACAATCAAGACCCTGAATGCGATCTGGACTATGTTCCGAATGTGCCGCGTGAGGCCGAGCTTAACATTGTTATGTCCAACTCCTTCGGATTCGGGGGACATAACGCGACCGTTATTCTCAAAAAATATAAACAGTAA
- the rnc gene encoding ribonuclease III, giving the protein MKGDLKQLQNQLQIQFHDPVLLKQAFTHASYVNEHRFNQHQDNERLEFLGDAVLELTVSEYLYNLLPDRPEGELTKLRAAIVCEPSLVKFAESLGFGRFVLLGKGEELTGGRTRPALLADVFESFVGALYLDQGLETARRFLDNHVFPLVETDGKLQMQMSDFKTELQELIQHHGLGTLEYRIIEERGPAHEREFVSEVYMANQSLGRGNGRSKKEAEQQAAAAALLRLKEDGA; this is encoded by the coding sequence GTGAAAGGAGACCTGAAGCAGTTACAAAATCAACTTCAAATCCAATTTCACGATCCTGTACTCCTGAAGCAGGCCTTTACCCATGCATCTTATGTGAATGAACACCGTTTCAACCAGCATCAGGACAATGAACGCCTTGAGTTTCTGGGCGATGCCGTGCTTGAGCTTACGGTTTCTGAATATTTGTACAACCTTCTGCCTGACCGGCCTGAAGGTGAACTTACCAAGCTGCGGGCAGCCATTGTGTGTGAGCCTTCACTGGTCAAGTTCGCCGAAAGTCTGGGCTTCGGACGGTTTGTATTGCTGGGTAAAGGGGAAGAACTTACGGGCGGACGAACCCGCCCGGCCTTGCTGGCCGATGTGTTTGAATCCTTCGTGGGAGCGCTTTATCTTGACCAGGGTCTGGAAACGGCCCGCAGGTTCCTTGATAATCACGTATTCCCGCTGGTGGAGACGGACGGCAAGCTGCAAATGCAGATGAGCGATTTCAAGACGGAGCTTCAGGAGCTGATACAGCATCACGGTTTGGGTACGCTGGAATATCGGATTATTGAAGAACGGGGACCCGCACATGAGCGTGAATTCGTTTCTGAAGTGTATATGGCTAATCAGTCTCTCGGCAGAGGCAACGGCCGTTCCAAGAAAGAAGCCGAACAGCAGGCTGCCGCAGCGGCGCTATTGCGTTTGAAGGAAGACGGCGCTTGA